Genomic DNA from Shewanella woodyi ATCC 51908:
CTCTTACTATGGTAGATAACACAGTTATGCTCAACCAGATCTTGCGGATGCTCAGGAACGCCATGACTCAGCAGATATTCTGGGGATGCGACTAATACAAAACCAGTATGCGCGAGTCGCTGGGCAACATAGCCATCATGGATCTTCTCCTGATTAGTTATCCAGATATCTAAGGATTCCTTCACCATATCGGTTGCATGATCAAACAGAGTTAACTCAAATATGAGTTCAGGATACTCTTGCTGAAGCAGTTCCAGCGCAGGAATAATATGCAAGGTACCAAAAGATTGTGGTAAACCGAGTTTAACAGTGCCGGAAATATCGTCTCTGGCATCGAGCATATTGGCACCAGCATCATGCATCAGATCGAACATCTGCTCACAATACAGAGCGAAGCGTTTGCCAGCATCGGTAAAGGTTAAGGTTCGCGTGGTTCGCTGCACAAGCTGCAAGTTAAGCTCAGCTTCGAGCGCACCAAGCTGCTTACTCACATAGGAGGTTGATGTGTTTAACTGCTTAGCGGCTAAGGTAAAGCTGCCTGTCATCACCAGCGTATGGAAAACAATCATTTGACTGGCACGATGTTGTATCACAGAGATGGACTCCCAGCATAAAAAAACCATTCTACCACCTAGCTTAGCCATCAATAATGTGATCTCCTAAATTAGATCACATTATTGCTAAAAAGAGTTAAATCAACAGCCATTGTGCAGGACTCTTGCTATCAAACCCGCAGCACCTTACTATCAGCAGCAAAAGAGAGGCCCCTTGGTGGCTGAGTTTAATTTAAGGAGCCTTATACCTTGAAAAACTTTGATTTTAACTTGCTTACTGTACTCGAAGTTCTGCTTGAAGAGAAAAGTGTCACCTCAGCAGCGGCGCGTTTGCACTTAAGCCAGTCAGCCGTCAGTAAACAGCTAGCCAGATTACGAGACACCTTCGATGATAAGCTGTTTGAACGTACATCACATGGATTAAGGCCCACACCTAAAGCATTAGCATTGGCCCCAGAGTTGCGTCAGGTACTCAATCAAGTCTCCCAACTTACCCGTCCCAGTGATTTTGAACCTGAGCTGAGTCAGAGAAAGTTCCGTATCCATATGGTAGAGACCGCTTACTCGCTCACTTATCCCTATTTTATGCCGGAGCTACTGCAGCAAGCCCCAAAAATTAAATTAGATAGCCAAACCTGGCACCATAACAGTATGGAGATGCTACTGCGTTGTGAGGTCGATTTAGGGATTGCATGCCGAGAATGGGATAATCGATCGCTAATGCATATCAAGAATATACCCGATGAGTTGGAGTATGTTGAGCTACTTCGAGATCACCCAATCTGCTTAGTGAGTAATCATCACCCACTGCTCAAGGAGCCATGGAACTTAGACACATTTTTAAAATATCGCCACCTGCAGGTCACCTTTGGCGGCATCGAACACTGGCTTTTGGATGATGTACTGAAGTTATCTCATCTTGACCGTGATATCGCAGTGAATATGAGTGACTTTACTAGTGCAATGCAGCTGTGTGAGCAGAGTGAATTGCTTCTGTGCTGTCCGGCAAAATATGCATCTCAGATGAGCCAGAATTACGCCCTCACCACATTAACCGTACCAACAGATCTAATCCCAGGTGCTTACGTACTATTTTGGCATAAACACTTTAACTTCGATCTTAGTCATTCCTGGTTAAGGGAGTTGATAGCTACTCGCACAATTGCCTATCATCAGGCCAATCTATTGAGTTAGCCCATTAAGTTAATCTATTGAGTTAACCCATTAAAAAAGCCAACAGCATGCTGTTGGCTTTTTAGTCTGTGATACCGAGCAACTGTTTTAGAAGCCAGGTACACCTTTCATGTCAGGAAGGTGATGTGCAATCCCCTTGTGACAATCGATACAGGTCTTTTCACCACTTGCCAGCGATGTTGAGTGCATCTTAGCTGCACGGCTCGACTGACGAGTAAAGTCCATGTAGTCGAAGTTATGACAATTTCGGCACTCAAGGGAGTCATTGGCTTTCAATCGTGCCCACTCATGTTCAGCGAGCTCTCGACGCTTAGCCTCAAACTTATCACGGGTATTAATGGTACCAAATATCTTACCCCACACCTCTTTCGATGCTTGCATCTTACGAGCAATCTTATCGGTCCAGTTATGTGGTACGTGACAATCTGGGCAAGTCGCTCTTACACCACTTCGGTTAGTGAAATGGATAGTTGTTTTGAGCTCCTCATAAACATTATTTTCCATCTCATGACAACCGATACAGAAAGCTTCTTGGTTGGTCACTTCAAGGGCGGTGTTAAATCCCCCCCAGAAGATCACACCAGCGACGAAGCCACCTAAGGTCAGAAATCCTAAGCTGTAATGCACACTTGGCTTTCTGAGCACCGTCCAACCCGTTTTCAGGATAGAGAGTAGTTTAGCTATCATATCTGCTCCTAGTGCTTAGCTTTCTTAGTAGAGTCAGCTTCAATCAAATGATCCATATCAACAAAGTCATTTTCAACCAACAACTTAGCTTCAAGCTGCGGGACGTGACACTGGGTACAGAAATAACGGCGTGGTGACAAGGTCGCCAAGAAGTTATTCTCTCTGTCCATATAGTGAGTCACACTCACCATAGGCGCTTGAGAATCTGTGGTTTGTTTACGATCATGACATGCCATGCACTTGTTTACCTT
This window encodes:
- a CDS encoding LysR family transcriptional regulator, with the protein product MIQHRASQMIVFHTLVMTGSFTLAAKQLNTSTSYVSKQLGALEAELNLQLVQRTTRTLTFTDAGKRFALYCEQMFDLMHDAGANMLDARDDISGTVKLGLPQSFGTLHIIPALELLQQEYPELIFELTLFDHATDMVKESLDIWITNQEKIHDGYVAQRLAHTGFVLVASPEYLLSHGVPEHPQDLVEHNCVIYHSKSRSYDNWTFTQGDEVVDVQVNGNFRIDLSEAVRDRVISGHGIGHLATYLLTDEFQQGKLIPLLPKWQTEQKLPVYAVYPKRKHLPAKFRVIIEFLRSHFGQPAYWDRDLKPWLKHR
- a CDS encoding LysR family transcriptional regulator, whose product is MKNFDFNLLTVLEVLLEEKSVTSAAARLHLSQSAVSKQLARLRDTFDDKLFERTSHGLRPTPKALALAPELRQVLNQVSQLTRPSDFEPELSQRKFRIHMVETAYSLTYPYFMPELLQQAPKIKLDSQTWHHNSMEMLLRCEVDLGIACREWDNRSLMHIKNIPDELEYVELLRDHPICLVSNHHPLLKEPWNLDTFLKYRHLQVTFGGIEHWLLDDVLKLSHLDRDIAVNMSDFTSAMQLCEQSELLLCCPAKYASQMSQNYALTTLTVPTDLIPGAYVLFWHKHFNFDLSHSWLRELIATRTIAYHQANLLS
- a CDS encoding cytochrome c3 family protein → MIAKLLSILKTGWTVLRKPSVHYSLGFLTLGGFVAGVIFWGGFNTALEVTNQEAFCIGCHEMENNVYEELKTTIHFTNRSGVRATCPDCHVPHNWTDKIARKMQASKEVWGKIFGTINTRDKFEAKRRELAEHEWARLKANDSLECRNCHNFDYMDFTRQSSRAAKMHSTSLASGEKTCIDCHKGIAHHLPDMKGVPGF